GGCATTGAAATAGGCTCTCACACATTGACGCATCCATTTTTGACAAAAATACCAAAAGAAATGGCAAAAATAGAGATTCAAGACTCAAAGAAAATGTTAGAAGATATGCTATCAACAGAGATAACATGTTTTTGCTATCCATACGGAGACTATAACGAGACTATTAGAGATTTAGTTATAGAAGCAGGTTATAAATATGCTTTTACAACAAAAGAAGGAAGTTTAGAACAAAGCGATAATTTTTATGAGATAAAACGAATAATGATTTCAGGATTTTACTCATTGCCAAAGGTTCTATGGAAAACAATAATATAAAAATTCTATGGATTAATGCAAATCCAAATCCAAATCCCGGTGGAACAGAGCAGCATTCTATTGACTTTATTAATGCATTAGAAAAGATAGACAATCTTACAATCTATAAAGCGGTTGCAAAAGGAAGCTTTGTAGACAAAAATACATCAGATAAAAATAAATTCTACATAACTTTAAAGTCTGAATTTTCACCAATAAACACGATAAAACTAATAAGATTAGCAAAAAAATTAAAGCCTGACTTTGTGATTGGAAACAACGGCAATGAATATATAAACACTTTTTTAGCCGGAAAACTCTCCGGAAGTAAAATTATCCTTTTTAGACATATGCTAAACTATCAGCCGTTTTTCATAAAAAAGTTTATACTTCCAAAGGTAGATAAGATTTTTGCAGTCAGTCATGCAAGTAAATTAAGACTTATGAAAGATGGAATAGCAGAAAATAAAATCACGGTTTTATACAACTTTATTGACGAAGAAAAGTTTTACTACTCGGAATTTGAAAAACAGCAAGTTAGACAGCAGCTAATGATAAGTCCAAATGAAAAAGTTATAACATTTATTGGAAAGGTCGCTGAGGGTAAAGGTATTTTTGACTTTATAGAAGTGTCTAAGCTTCTTGCCAAAAAGTATGATAATTTAAAATTTTTGATAATTGGAGATGGAAAAGAGCTTCCAATAGCAAAAGAGATGATAAAAGAGTATGGACTGTCCGATAAATACATAATAACAGGATATACAAACAAACCTGAGTATTTTTTAAAAGCTTCTGATTTTGTACTTGTATTATCAAAAGGAGAAGAAAGCTTTGGAAGGACTGTTGTAGAAGGCTTTGCAGTCAAGAGCTTGGTCGTCGTTTATGATGTAGAAAATTTAAAATATTTAGTGGAAGATTTTAAAACTGGTTTGGTAGCAGAAATAGGAAATTATAAACAAGTATTTGATAAATTAGACAAAGTTTTATCAGATGAGAATTTGTATAAAACAATTGTTGAAAATGGTTATAACGAGTTTAAAAACAAATACACAAAAAAGATAATTTTAGAAAAATTTTTAAAGGAGTTACAAAATTTTAGCAGTTAAGTTTATATATGAAAACTTTAAAAAGTATAAGCTACTTCTTTTTTTAGCACTCATCGGAAGTATTGTAGAAGCTGGAGCTTTAGCGGGCTTAACCTTCATAGTCAAAGATGTTATAGATAAAGTCTTTATAGAAAAAGATTTAAACAAACTTAAACTAATCATTCTTGTACTTTTACTGCTAGTAATCATCAAACAGATTGGATTTATCTTTAAAGAGTACATGTATCCACTGGCACTTTATAAAGTGATGAAAAATCTTCGGGAAAATATCTTTAAAAAAATCTTAAATGCAGATATGTCTTTTTTCTTTGGAAAGCAGTATGGAGAAATACTAAGTAGGACCACAAATGATATAGAAGCTTTTAAATCTGCAATGATTTTAATCGGCGTAGATTTTTTCACTCAACTATTTACAGTGATTGCAATGGTTGGAGTTTTGATTTATAGAGATTGGAAGCTATTTTTAATCTTTTTATTTGCAACACCACTTTTTGCAATTTCATTTAACTACTTTGGAGAAAAAAGAAAAAAATACTCTCAAAGAGTTCAAGAATCAGCAGGAGAGTACACACAGTTTATAAATCAGCTTTTGTATGGTCTTGAGACAATAAAACTTTTTAGCAAAGAGAAAATATTATCAGTTTTTGAATCTATAAATGAAAGATTTTTTAAAAATCAAAGAAAAAACGCACTCTATGATGTATTTTTCTTATCATCTATAGAGATAGCTTCATACTTAGCAGCTGGCGGGATTATATTCTACGGTGGAGTAAGAATAATAAACGGAGAGCTAACAACAGGAGGCCTTTTCTCATTTTTATCTGCTTTGCTGATTTTGGTAAACTCTTCTCAAATTCTACAAAGAGGATTGATACAGATAAAAGCGGTGAATCCTGTTATAGAAAGAATAAAATTTTTACTTGATATGCCACAGGAAAAAGAAGATGGTATAGAATTTAAAGGTTTAAAAGAAAAGATAGAGTATAAAAATGTTAGCTTAAAAATAAACGAAAATAAAATACTTGAAGATGTAAATGTATTGATAAGGAAAGGTCAAAAAGTTGGGATTATTGGTCAAACAGGTTCTGGAAAAAGTAGTTTTGTAAAGCTTTTATACGGAGTTTTTAGAAATTACGAAGGAAAGATACTTTTAGATGATACAGATTTGAAAGAGTATAACATTAAAACAGTAAGAGATAAAATTGCGGTCATTACCCAAGATGTGTTTATTTTTAATGACACGATAGAGAACAATTTAAAAATTACAAAACCTGATGCAACAGAAGAAGAAATAATAAACGCTCTGAAGAAAGCTAAAGCAGATTTTGTTTTTAGATTAAAAGATACAGTAAAGACGGTAATAGGCGAAAGAGGAAGCAGTCTATCAGGGGGAGAAAGACAAAGGCTTGCAATAGCAAGAATCTTTCTAAAAAATCCTGATATTATTATCATAGACGAAGGCACTTCCGCATTAGATGAGGAGACAGAGAAGTATGTAATGGAAGAGATTTACTCTCATTTTCATGATAAAACAATCTTGATAATAGCACATAGATTAAAGACTTTAGAAAAATGTGATGTGTTTATAGTGTTTGAAAATGGAAAAGTGAAGGAGATAAGGGATAGTTTAAATGCTAAGGATAGCACATGTAGTTAACACTTTATCCGGCGGGGGAGCAGAAAGGGTAGCAGTTAGCGTTTATAACTGTCTAAAAGAGAAATATAAAAATGAATTTATCATAGCTAAAAACATAGTTAAATTAAACGTAAATTTTAAACCAACGATAATTTTCAACAAAAAGCCACTACTTCCATCATTTCTATATGAAAAGCTATTGTTATACAAGCTAAAAGAAGTCTTAAAAGATTTTGATGTGGTAATTTCACATCTAAGAGATATGAACACAAGATTGTCTTATCTAAAATCAAAAAATTTATTAAAACCTAAATTGATAATTGTTGAGCATGTTCCTGCGGAATTATATTCAGAAAAAGAGAAAAGGATTATAAAAAAGTATTATAAATACGCTGATTTAATAGTAGCAGTTTCAGATAAGGTTAGAGATGATTTGATAGAATACTTTAATTTAGAGCCAAACA
This is a stretch of genomic DNA from Sulfurihydrogenibium sp. YO3AOP1. It encodes these proteins:
- a CDS encoding ABC transporter ATP-binding protein, which translates into the protein MYENFKKYKLLLFLALIGSIVEAGALAGLTFIVKDVIDKVFIEKDLNKLKLIILVLLLLVIIKQIGFIFKEYMYPLALYKVMKNLRENIFKKILNADMSFFFGKQYGEILSRTTNDIEAFKSAMILIGVDFFTQLFTVIAMVGVLIYRDWKLFLIFLFATPLFAISFNYFGEKRKKYSQRVQESAGEYTQFINQLLYGLETIKLFSKEKILSVFESINERFFKNQRKNALYDVFFLSSIEIASYLAAGGIIFYGGVRIINGELTTGGLFSFLSALLILVNSSQILQRGLIQIKAVNPVIERIKFLLDMPQEKEDGIEFKGLKEKIEYKNVSLKINENKILEDVNVLIRKGQKVGIIGQTGSGKSSFVKLLYGVFRNYEGKILLDDTDLKEYNIKTVRDKIAVITQDVFIFNDTIENNLKITKPDATEEEIINALKKAKADFVFRLKDTVKTVIGERGSSLSGGERQRLAIARIFLKNPDIIIIDEGTSALDEETEKYVMEEIYSHFHDKTILIIAHRLKTLEKCDVFIVFENGKVKEIRDSLNAKDSTCS
- a CDS encoding glycosyltransferase family 4 protein, with the protein product MENNNIKILWINANPNPNPGGTEQHSIDFINALEKIDNLTIYKAVAKGSFVDKNTSDKNKFYITLKSEFSPINTIKLIRLAKKLKPDFVIGNNGNEYINTFLAGKLSGSKIILFRHMLNYQPFFIKKFILPKVDKIFAVSHASKLRLMKDGIAENKITVLYNFIDEEKFYYSEFEKQQVRQQLMISPNEKVITFIGKVAEGKGIFDFIEVSKLLAKKYDNLKFLIIGDGKELPIAKEMIKEYGLSDKYIITGYTNKPEYFLKASDFVLVLSKGEESFGRTVVEGFAVKSLVVVYDVENLKYLVEDFKTGLVAEIGNYKQVFDKLDKVLSDENLYKTIVENGYNEFKNKYTKKIILEKFLKELQNFSS